The Longimicrobium sp. genomic sequence GCGGGTGTAGGTGACCAGCTGCCGCTGGATGCCGGCCAGCTGCGGCGCGGGATCCGGAAAGTTGGTCACCGCCCGCGCGCGCCCGTTCGGCAGCGTGCGCACGAAGTAGTTGGGCGGCTCCGTCAGGCTTTCGCGCCGGGTGAGCACCTGGCTTCCATCCGGCCGCAGCACGGCGACGACGGACTCGAAGTACGGGTCCGCCGCCCGCCACAGCCGCCGGCTCTGCCCCGTCCCCACGTCCATCACGTCCAGGAACGGGTAGTCGCCGCGCTCCGAGGCGCCCGCCGACGTAAGGAAGATGCCGCGCCCGTCGGCCGTGAACTGCATCACCGTGTGCCCGCTGGGGGTCACCGTGAACAGGGGCGAGCCGGGATCGCCGTAGCGGTCCTGGTAGCCGCGGTCTACGAGAAGGCGCGGCGCGGTGGCCGGGGCCGAGGGGTTGATGGCGTAGCGGCGCTCCCACCGCGTGTTCCACCAGCGCGAGGTGGCGATGGCCAGGTCCGGCCGCCCCCACCAGATGCCGGCGAAGCGGTGCTCCAGGTCCATGATGCGCGTGGGCTGGGCCGTGAACGGCGCATCGAGCGCGAACACCCGGTCGCGCACCGCCGCCTGCCGCCGCGGATCGCCCCCGTCCTGCGCCTCGGCCCACACCAGCGTGGCCGGCGCGTCGGACCGCCACTCCACGCTGCGCGGGCCCACGGGCACCGCGTCGAACGAGGAGGGCAGGTCGTCGGTCAGCGGGATGTCGGCCACCAGCTTCACCTGGCGCCCCGACATGTCCCACACCGCCGTCTCCGTGGGAAAGTTGGACGCGGGTACGATGTAGCTGAAGGGGCGCTTCACGCGGCGCACCAGCAGGAATCGTCCGTCGGGCGAGGGGCCGAAGCCGAAGAAGATCCCCGGCTGCCCCACGTCGGCCGGGGCGCCGCCCGCCACCGGAACGCGGCTGAGCTGCGCGGTGAAGTAGTACTCGAACAGCCGCTCGTCGGATGGGTTCTGCAGCAGGTCCTGGTAGGTGCGCACCGGCGCCGTGCGCCCGGCGTTCTCCTGCACGATGGGCGCGCCGGGCACCTCGGACGCGCGCGGCGGCTCGCCGCGGGTGGGCACCACGCGCGCCACGATCAGCCCCGAGTTGTCGGGAAGCCAGCGGAAGGGCGAGCCGATGGTGGCGTTCAGCTCGGCGCCCATCAGCCGGCGCGCCTGGCCGGTGGCCACCTCGGCCACCCACAGCTCAAGCCCGTTGCCCACCACGTTCACGAACGCCAGCGACCGCCCATCCGGCGACCACTGGGGATAGGAAACGCGCGCCCCCGCCGGAAGCTGCACGGCGCGCGAGCGTCCCGTCGCCAGGTCCTGAAAGGTGATGCCGGTGCTGTACGACGCGCGGGTGGCGCTGATGCCGTTGGTGCGCGGGCTGATGCGGAAGCCGCCCAACCGCAGCTCCGGCTCGGC encodes the following:
- a CDS encoding S9 family peptidase: MKPTLLRRPLALAAAVAAFAAPAAAQDGYLMPPAPIPAIIDAQPTPAVLVGRDRQTLALLGREGLPSIATMAEPELRLGGFRISPRTNGISATRASYSTGITFQDLATGRSRAVQLPAGARVSYPQWSPDGRSLAFVNVVGNGLELWVAEVATGQARRLMGAELNATIGSPFRWLPDNSGLIVARVVPTRGEPPRASEVPGAPIVQENAGRTAPVRTYQDLLQNPSDERLFEYYFTAQLSRVPVAGGAPADVGQPGIFFGFGPSPDGRFLLVRRVKRPFSYIVPASNFPTETAVWDMSGRQVKLVADIPLTDDLPSSFDAVPVGPRSVEWRSDAPATLVWAEAQDGGDPRRQAAVRDRVFALDAPFTAQPTRIMDLEHRFAGIWWGRPDLAIATSRWWNTRWERRYAINPSAPATAPRLLVDRGYQDRYGDPGSPLFTVTPSGHTVMQFTADGRGIFLTSAGASERGDYPFLDVMDVGTGQSRRLWRAADPYFESVVAVLRPDGSQVLTRRESLTEPPNYFVRTLPNGRARAVTNFPDPAPQLAGIQRQLVTYTRADGVKLSGTLYLPPGYDARRDGRLPLLMWAYPAEFRDAASAGQVQDSPNRFSRPGGISHLFVLLAGYAVLDNPSMPIVGEGQAEPNDTYLEQLVASAQAAVDKVVELGVADRERIAIGGHSYGAFMTANLLAHSDLFRAGIARSGAYNRTLTPFGFQAEQRTYWEATDTYTRMSPFTYANKVNEPILLIHGANDDNSGTFPIQSERFYAALKGHGATVRYVVLPLEAHGYRARESTLHTIAETINWLDRYVKRAEPRGATATPASR